A stretch of Mesorhizobium sp. M2A.F.Ca.ET.046.03.2.1 DNA encodes these proteins:
- a CDS encoding LacI family DNA-binding transcriptional regulator, with protein sequence MATIKDVARKAEVSTATVSAVINDSAYVSPELRARVLAAVRDLSYAPSLAARNLKRGRSQLIALVVADLANPFFSRVVWAAEAAVAAWGYSLLIFNSDEKPEVERRILARVRTLSCDGVILVPVGDSTEHLQNDPDGKPIPTVLFGRTVADDRSDTVTIDNISAGRQATEYLLDLGHTRLGTVTGPLHVTTGRGRLDGMLAAMRSRGLTLESRYIRSGEFREDAAYSVARSLLEQPARPTALYVASGLMALGVMRAVADLGLRCPGDISIASTDTIPGIGGLRPRLTRTEHPLVDMTNEAVRLLVDQIRRGGPAEPRNVVFQPSLVVGDSCAPVVAQTVASPPSSDPMTPAP encoded by the coding sequence ATGGCCACCATCAAGGACGTCGCTCGCAAGGCAGAGGTATCGACGGCAACGGTGTCGGCGGTGATTAACGATTCCGCCTATGTGAGCCCGGAATTGCGGGCCCGCGTCCTGGCCGCCGTCCGTGACCTCAGCTATGCGCCCTCGCTCGCTGCGCGGAACCTGAAGCGCGGGCGCAGCCAGTTGATCGCCCTGGTCGTGGCCGATCTCGCCAACCCCTTCTTCTCGCGTGTCGTATGGGCGGCGGAAGCGGCGGTCGCCGCCTGGGGCTACTCGCTGCTGATCTTCAACAGCGACGAGAAGCCGGAGGTCGAGCGTCGCATCCTCGCCCGCGTGCGAACACTCTCCTGCGACGGGGTGATCCTGGTCCCGGTCGGCGACTCGACGGAGCATCTGCAGAACGATCCCGACGGCAAACCGATCCCAACCGTGCTGTTCGGCCGTACCGTCGCCGATGACAGGTCGGACACGGTGACGATCGACAACATATCGGCCGGCAGGCAGGCGACGGAATATCTGCTCGATCTCGGCCATACCCGCCTCGGCACGGTCACCGGCCCGCTGCATGTCACCACCGGGCGTGGCCGCCTCGACGGGATGCTGGCGGCCATGCGGTCGCGAGGCCTGACGCTTGAATCGCGCTATATACGCTCGGGTGAGTTCCGCGAGGATGCCGCCTATTCGGTGGCGCGCAGCCTGTTGGAACAGCCGGCGCGGCCAACGGCGCTCTATGTCGCGAGCGGTCTGATGGCGCTCGGCGTGATGCGGGCAGTGGCGGATCTCGGGCTGCGCTGTCCGGGCGACATCTCCATCGCTTCCACCGATACCATCCCTGGCATCGGAGGCTTGCGTCCGCGCTTGACGCGCACCGAGCATCCGCTTGTCGACATGACCAACGAGGCGGTCCGGCTTCTCGTCGATCAGATCAGGCGTGGCGGTCCTGCCGAACCGCGCAACGTCGTCTTCCAGCCTTCACTGGTGGTCGGCGACAGCTGCGCGCCGGTCGTGGCGCAAACCGTGGCGTCGCCGCCCAGCTCCGACCCAATGACCCCCGCGCCTTGA
- a CDS encoding MFS transporter, with the protein MPSRWTILAVLFVARAAIAVQFQSIAAIAPELGKALDANLADIGVLIGLYFAPGVALALPGGAIGRRFGDKASVLAGLAMMLAGEMLLFTSTSWSVQIAARLISGVGGVLLNVLMTKMVVDWFTGRRIATAMAIFINSWPLGIALTLAGLPLIRAEFGIAGTQIAVMALIVAALALVGFLYQPPGPAAAPASAEGSRLAKPAVWAVLLAGLIWAFYNVGFAMIFSFAPSMLVERGWSTAAAGSAVSIVLWLAALSVPLGGYLADQSRSRNAMLATSCLAFAALVLLLWRCSAVLPTMVVLGLVCGLPAGAIMSLPARVLAPATRALGMGLFYTVYYATMLIAPWFGGKLSLWTGSAGAALGLGSAALLACPVLLWEFERRLPVQARTAPQAG; encoded by the coding sequence GTGCCCAGCCGCTGGACCATCCTTGCCGTTCTGTTCGTCGCCCGCGCCGCGATAGCGGTGCAATTCCAGAGCATCGCGGCCATTGCGCCGGAACTGGGCAAGGCGCTCGACGCAAACCTCGCCGACATCGGCGTGCTCATCGGTCTGTACTTCGCCCCGGGCGTTGCGCTGGCGCTTCCCGGCGGCGCGATCGGCAGGCGCTTCGGCGACAAGGCAAGCGTGCTCGCCGGCCTGGCGATGATGCTGGCCGGCGAGATGCTGCTTTTCACCTCAACCTCATGGAGCGTGCAGATCGCGGCACGGTTGATCTCCGGGGTCGGAGGCGTGCTGCTGAACGTGCTGATGACCAAGATGGTCGTCGACTGGTTCACGGGCCGGCGGATCGCCACGGCGATGGCGATCTTCATCAACTCTTGGCCGCTGGGCATCGCCCTCACGCTCGCCGGGCTGCCGCTGATACGGGCGGAATTCGGCATAGCGGGGACGCAGATTGCCGTGATGGCGCTCATCGTCGCGGCGCTTGCGCTGGTGGGATTCCTGTACCAGCCACCCGGACCCGCCGCCGCTCCGGCTTCAGCGGAAGGCTCGCGGCTCGCGAAGCCTGCTGTCTGGGCCGTGCTGCTGGCGGGTTTGATCTGGGCCTTCTACAATGTCGGCTTCGCCATGATCTTCAGTTTCGCGCCGTCGATGCTGGTCGAGCGCGGCTGGTCGACCGCCGCCGCCGGTTCGGCCGTCAGCATCGTGCTGTGGCTCGCGGCTCTTTCGGTTCCGCTCGGAGGCTACCTCGCGGACCAGAGCAGGAGCCGCAACGCCATGCTGGCGACAAGCTGTCTCGCTTTCGCGGCCTTGGTCCTCTTGCTATGGCGCTGTTCAGCGGTGCTGCCCACCATGGTTGTGCTCGGCCTGGTCTGCGGGCTGCCGGCCGGAGCGATCATGAGCCTGCCGGCGCGGGTGCTGGCGCCGGCGACACGGGCGCTGGGAATGGGGCTCTTCTACACGGTCTACTACGCCACGATGCTGATCGCGCCTTGGTTCGGCGGCAAGCTTTCGCTTTGGACGGGCAGCGCCGGCGCGGCGCTCGGCCTCGGCTCGGCGGCTCTTCTAGCCTGCCCGGTCCTTTTGTGGGAGTTCGAACGCCGGCTGCCCGTGCAGGCCCGAACGGCCCCGCAGGCGGGCTGA
- a CDS encoding NUDIX domain-containing protein → MNETDFLKDYDPSAFQRPSVAVDLVLLGIRAGRPAVLLVKRDQLPHAGRWALPGGFVGIDESLDAAVARVLREKAGMGEAHLEQLYTFGAVERDPRMRIISVAYLALLTEQAFDAALGAKPTLLPATIQVPWAGEAGGPVDVLAPEGEKLTLAFDHADILAMAMLRLRGKLDYSDVAFALLPEFFTLRQLQDVHEAILGTSLNKPAFRRRQLDKGWLAATGAYESGAAFRPAELYRFQRLMAD, encoded by the coding sequence ATGAACGAGACCGATTTCCTCAAGGACTACGACCCAAGCGCCTTCCAGCGGCCGTCGGTGGCGGTCGACCTTGTGCTGCTCGGTATCCGCGCCGGCCGGCCGGCCGTGCTGCTGGTCAAGCGCGACCAGCTTCCGCATGCGGGGCGCTGGGCGCTGCCGGGCGGCTTTGTCGGCATCGACGAATCCCTCGACGCGGCCGTCGCGCGCGTGCTGCGCGAAAAGGCCGGCATGGGCGAGGCGCATCTCGAGCAGCTCTACACATTCGGCGCGGTGGAGCGCGATCCGCGCATGCGCATCATCAGCGTCGCCTATCTGGCGCTGCTCACCGAGCAGGCCTTCGATGCGGCGCTCGGCGCGAAGCCGACGCTGCTGCCAGCTACGATCCAGGTGCCCTGGGCCGGCGAGGCTGGTGGGCCGGTCGATGTGCTCGCGCCGGAAGGCGAAAAACTGACGCTCGCTTTCGATCATGCCGATATCCTGGCGATGGCGATGCTCAGGCTGCGCGGCAAGCTCGACTATTCCGATGTCGCCTTCGCGCTGCTGCCCGAATTCTTCACGTTGCGGCAGCTGCAGGACGTGCATGAGGCGATCCTGGGCACGTCGCTCAACAAGCCGGCCTTCCGCCGGCGCCAACTCGACAAGGGCTGGCTGGCGGCAACCGGCGCCTATGAATCGGGCGCTGCTTTCCGCCCGGCCGAGCTCTATCGTTTCCAACGTCTCATGGCTGATTGA
- a CDS encoding SPFH domain-containing protein: MATIRSFGFIAQLRSEASSHVIRYRNGREMQSGRGLVFWFVPETASIAELPMDDREMTLFVKGRSQDFQTVAVQGTIGWHVVDPARLAERVDFSIDLRTGKLRGEPIEKIQARIAGIANQAVQQYLGQAPVRALLDGGPAPLRERLQALVAADPALTDIGVAAVAVRLTNLTPTSELERALQTPTFEALQQKADEATFQRRALAVEKERAIAENELANKTELARREKLLIAEEAENARNRATGAAEAQQIEAGAEAERIRAIEGAKAEAEWQHIAIYRDLPPAILLGLAAQQLAGKLDKIEHVNVTPDLLATVLGEFRKAPAVIEGR; the protein is encoded by the coding sequence ATGGCCACCATTCGCAGTTTCGGCTTCATTGCCCAGCTTCGCAGCGAGGCAAGCAGCCACGTCATCCGCTACCGCAACGGCCGAGAAATGCAGAGCGGCCGCGGCCTGGTCTTCTGGTTCGTGCCCGAGACCGCCAGCATCGCCGAGCTGCCGATGGACGACCGCGAGATGACGCTCTTCGTCAAGGGCCGCAGCCAGGATTTCCAGACCGTCGCCGTGCAGGGCACGATCGGCTGGCATGTGGTCGATCCGGCGCGGCTCGCCGAACGCGTCGATTTCAGCATCGATCTCAGGACCGGCAAGCTGCGCGGCGAACCGATCGAGAAGATCCAGGCCCGCATCGCCGGCATCGCCAACCAGGCGGTGCAGCAATATCTCGGCCAGGCGCCGGTGCGCGCGCTGCTCGACGGCGGCCCGGCGCCCTTGCGCGAGCGGCTGCAGGCGCTGGTCGCCGCCGATCCCGCGCTGACCGACATCGGTGTCGCCGCCGTCGCGGTCAGGCTCACCAATTTGACACCGACAAGCGAGCTCGAGCGGGCGCTGCAGACGCCGACCTTCGAGGCGCTGCAGCAGAAGGCCGACGAGGCGACCTTCCAGCGCCGGGCGCTTGCCGTGGAGAAGGAGCGCGCCATCGCCGAGAACGAGCTGGCGAACAAGACCGAGCTGGCGCGGCGCGAGAAGCTGCTCATCGCCGAAGAGGCCGAGAACGCCCGCAACCGCGCCACCGGCGCGGCCGAGGCGCAGCAGATCGAAGCTGGCGCCGAGGCCGAGCGGATCCGCGCCATCGAGGGCGCCAAGGCGGAAGCCGAATGGCAGCATATCGCCATCTACCGCGACCTGCCGCCCGCGATCCTGCTCGGCCTTGCCGCCCAGCAGCTCGCCGGCAAGCTGGACAAGATCGAGCATGTCAACGTCACGCCCGACCTGCTCGCCACCGTGCTCGGCGAATTCCGCAAGGCCCCGGCGGTGATCGAAGGCCGGTGA